From the genome of Papaver somniferum cultivar HN1 chromosome 2, ASM357369v1, whole genome shotgun sequence, one region includes:
- the LOC113346812 gene encoding dehydrodolichyl diphosphate synthase 6-like — MQSYKMKLTEFFGNLFSFIRRLIFSVLSVGPIPTHISFIMDGNRRYARKHGLNEGAGHRVGFFALMSMLKYCYELKVKYVSVFAFGAENLNRSPKEVKYLMALMEEKIGEILKEESLMNKLGIRIQFIGNLKLLNDTTRAAAKRAMAATAKNKKFVVLVCAGYSSVTEIMNAVQKSYEDKRRKLQKLDSSGTGTDQSRVDFDESDPEFEISLSDIERHMRMAAYPEPDIIVRTSGATRLSNFLLWQSSQTYLYSPAALWPEISLWHLIWMVLHFQRVPQILEKKKKQATLNHNHY, encoded by the coding sequence ATGCAGTCATATAAGATGAAGTTAACTGAGTTCTTCGGAAACTTGTTTAGTTTTATCCGAAGGCTTATCTTCAGCGTGCTTTCTGTCGGTCCAATCCCGACTCATATATCGTTTATCATGGATGGAAACCGGAGGTATGCTCGGAAACATGGACTGAATGAAGGTGCTGGCCACAGAGTTGGATTCTTTGCTCTGATGTCGATGTTGAAGTACTGTTATGAGTTAAAGGTGAAATATGTGAGTGTATTTGCTTTTGGTGCCGAAAATCTGAACAGAAGCCCTAAAGAAGTTAAGTATTTAATGGCTCTGATGGAAGAGAAAATTGGGGAGATACTCAAAGAAGAGAGCCTCATGAATAAATTAGGGATTAGAATACAGTTCATAGGAAACTTGAAGCTCTTAAACGATACTACCAGGGCAGCAGCTAAGAGAGCAATGGCAGCCACGGCCAAAAACAAGAAATTTGTGGTACTGGTTTGCGCAGGATATTCATCCGTCACTGAGATCATGAATGCTGTCCAAAAATCTTATGAAGACAAGAGGCGTAAGTTACAAAAACTGGATTCCAGTGGTACCGGTACTGATCAGAGTCGAGTTGATTTTGATGAGAGTGATCCCGAGTTTGAAATTTCATTATCAGATATAGAGAGACATATGCGCATGGCTGCATACCCTGAACCTGACATTATAGTTCGTACTTCAGGTGCAACACGACTTAGCAATTTCCTTCTGTGGCAATCTTCGCAAACATATCTGTATTCACCAGCGGCACTTTGGCCAGAGATCTCTTTATGGCACTTAATATGGATGGTCTTACACTTTCAGCGAGTTCCACAAAttttggagaagaaaaagaagcaagCAACTTTAAATCATAATCATTATTAG